The Luteimonas galliterrae genome contains a region encoding:
- the hpf gene encoding ribosome hibernation-promoting factor, HPF/YfiA family, with protein MRIETHGQQIEITPALRDYVETKLARLERHFDQPFDVRTQLSIDKPDHRAEATVNLAGRTLHADANAIDMYAAIDLLADKLDRLLVKHKKKLVEHRRGDGIARSGDFG; from the coding sequence ATGCGCATCGAAACCCACGGCCAGCAAATCGAAATCACGCCGGCCCTGCGCGATTACGTCGAAACCAAGCTCGCCCGCCTGGAGCGGCATTTCGACCAGCCGTTCGACGTACGCACCCAGCTCAGCATCGACAAACCCGACCATCGCGCCGAAGCCACAGTCAATCTGGCCGGCCGCACCCTGCATGCCGACGCCAACGCCATCGACATGTACGCCGCCATCGACCTGCTCGCCGACAAGCTCGACCGCCTGCTGGTCAAGCACAAGAAGAAGCTGGTCGAACACCGCCGCGGCGACGGCATCGCGCGCAGCGGCGATTTCGGCTGA
- a CDS encoding PTS sugar transporter subunit IIA yields MPLASLLTADRIAAAVPADDGGAVLETAARLLSGDDPAQAAAIADSLRQRERMGSTAIGHGIAIPHGRSSALAEPRGAFLRLRHAIDFGASDEQPVDLVFALIVPEHFTQEHLLLLSELAERFSDADYRDALRDAADAGALQRLLSEPPRTALRAGTGHA; encoded by the coding sequence ATGCCGCTCGCCTCATTGCTGACCGCGGACCGGATCGCCGCCGCGGTCCCCGCCGACGACGGCGGCGCGGTGCTCGAGACCGCCGCCCGCCTGCTGTCCGGCGACGATCCGGCGCAGGCCGCCGCCATCGCCGACAGCCTGCGCCAGCGCGAACGCATGGGCAGCACCGCCATCGGCCACGGCATCGCCATTCCGCACGGCCGCAGCAGCGCCCTCGCCGAACCGCGCGGCGCATTCCTGCGCCTGCGGCACGCCATCGATTTCGGCGCCAGCGACGAGCAGCCCGTCGATCTGGTGTTCGCGCTGATCGTGCCCGAACACTTCACCCAGGAGCACCTGCTGTTGCTGTCCGAACTGGCCGAACGTTTTTCCGATGCAGACTATCGCGACGCTTTGCGCGACGCCGCCGACGCGGGCGCGCTGCAACGGCTGTTGTCCGAACCGCCGCGGACCGCGCTGCGTGCGGGCACTGGACACGCATGA
- the hprK gene encoding HPr(Ser) kinase/phosphatase has protein sequence MNERITARELFEQQRERLMLRWVAGERGADRVLESVDTVARRPSLSGYLNIIYPNKVQILGTEELAWLDALDSRQRWETIEKMIQFRPLAMVISKNQACPEDLRRAAEESDTPLWSSPKRGHELLNHLQYHLARTLAPRITLHGVFMEIYSIGVLITGESGSGKSELALELVTRGHRLVADDAPEFTQIAPDVLDGTCPEMLQDLLELRGLGVLNIRQMFGDTAVKRNKYLRLIVHLTRPHLEPLPSGIERLTGDIGQRRVLDLDVPMITLPVMPGRNLAVLTEAATRTHILRAKGVDPAAAFMARHSHFLERAT, from the coding sequence ATGAACGAACGCATCACCGCCCGCGAACTGTTCGAGCAGCAACGCGAACGCCTCATGCTGCGCTGGGTCGCCGGCGAGCGCGGCGCCGACCGCGTGCTGGAATCGGTGGACACGGTGGCGCGGCGTCCGTCGCTGTCGGGCTACCTCAACATCATCTATCCGAACAAAGTGCAGATCCTGGGCACCGAGGAACTGGCTTGGCTCGATGCGCTGGATTCGCGCCAACGCTGGGAAACCATCGAAAAGATGATCCAGTTCCGGCCGCTGGCGATGGTGATCAGCAAGAACCAGGCCTGCCCCGAAGATTTGCGCCGCGCCGCGGAAGAGTCCGACACGCCGCTATGGAGCTCGCCCAAGCGCGGCCACGAACTGCTCAACCATCTGCAATACCACCTGGCGCGCACGCTGGCGCCGCGGATCACGCTGCACGGCGTGTTCATGGAGATCTATTCTATCGGCGTGCTGATCACCGGCGAATCCGGCTCTGGCAAGAGCGAGCTGGCGCTGGAGCTTGTGACGCGCGGCCACCGCCTGGTCGCCGACGATGCGCCCGAATTCACCCAGATCGCGCCCGACGTGCTCGACGGCACCTGCCCGGAAATGCTGCAGGACCTGCTGGAATTGCGCGGCCTGGGCGTGCTCAACATCCGCCAGATGTTCGGCGACACCGCCGTGAAGCGGAACAAATACCTGCGCCTGATCGTGCACCTGACCCGCCCGCACCTGGAGCCGCTGCCCAGCGGCATCGAGCGCCTCACCGGCGACATCGGCCAGCGCCGCGTGCTGGACCTGGACGTGCCGATGATCACGCTGCCGGTGATGCCCGGCCGTAACTTGGCGGTACTGACCGAAGCGGCCACGCGCACGCACATCCTGCGCGCGAAAGGCGTGGATCCGGCGGCGGCGTTCATGGCCAGGCATTCGCATTTCCTAGAACGCGCCACCTGA